In the Aptenodytes patagonicus chromosome 5, bAptPat1.pri.cur, whole genome shotgun sequence genome, TTTCCTCGTGGAGTCACAGACTGAATCCAGAAGATCTGTGTCGAAATCTTTGTAATCCCTTGTAATGTGGCATCCTTATAGAAATGTTTGTGAACAAGGAGGGaacaaaaaagatgttttctatgGTATGGAAGGGTTGTTGACTCTTCTTCAGTGCTTTACTTTTAATAATGACAAGAAAGAAACTATCAAGTCTTCTACATACACCTGAGTAGACTGACAAGATGTGACAAGATACTCTTGTTTAGCGGTTTTGTTACAGCCATTCCATAAGGCTTTGTCCTGTCTCTGTGTGAGTTTTGTCTTTTTAACCAGATTTTGGCTACAGATCAGTTCAGGAGTTTCTGTAATAACTCTTCCAGCCTTGAGTTGAAAGAACGTTATGCTTTATAAAGCATTAACTGATTGAGAGACGTTTCCTTTTTTACACTCATTGATAGTTCATATAATTATTGATTTCAGGACTGCACAGCAATCATAAAATTctcatattttcttttgcattactgataaattttgttttttctatcCCCTAATAAGATTCGACAGAAGCTTAAGAGTAAACAGGAAGCAATGGAGAGGTCTGAGAAAGCGAAACAGCTCCGTGCAATGAGAAAATATGGCAAGAAGGTGAGGAGGAGCTACAAAAGGGACCTACCTATGACAAGAATCTAGAGCCTGAGTGAGGAGCTTAGAAAGTGAGACCACAGGAGGCTGGCTAAAACATATGGAATCTGTCTAGTCTTCTGTCTAGCTGCTTTGAAGGAAGACAGAGCAAAAGATGGgataccttaaaaaaaagaaaaggaaaaaaaaaaagaaaaaagtatgggACACAAGGAACAACACTAACATTCTGCTTCTAATCTCAGGTGCAAACTGAGATtctgcagagaagacaaaaggagaaaaaaaatatgttgaatGCAGTCAAGAAATACCAGAAAGGTAAAGTTAACTTGCCTAAGAGAGCAGATGTGTAATGGGAATAGTGATGTGTAAGCAATGTAAGGTAGTGTGATGTGTGGTGCTGGGCAGTGAGCTTgagaggctgctgctgtgcagaatCATTGGCCAGTGGCAGTGAAAATCCTCCCAAGTAGCTGCTCTTCAGTGAGGGTGACTTGTTACTATTACTTGCTTAGACTGAAAATTCATATTTTCTGTGGTGGTAGCTGAGCAATTGTTACATCTCTGCTCTTGCAGGTCTCTCTGACAAGCTGGATTTTCTAGATGAAGAGCAGACGTCGTCTCAGGGGAACAAAAAAGGCAGTGCAAATCAACGGATAAAGAAGGGGTGAgaccagaaaagaaagataaatgcaGAATGTCtgattttttcagtcttttaggGGATCATTTTGTGGAACAAGCAAGCTGTTCTGGTTAATGTTTGTTAAAATAAGTCTGAGGTGGCTTTCTGTCCCTAGAGAGGAGGAAAACTGTGGCCAGAATGGAACGGAGACTGAAATGTGCTAATTTCTGCCTCTTCAATAAGAGGGGAAAGGTTTACTATGGCTGATAGGAGTCCATCAGCAGATACACGTGCCTTCTCGAGAGCTTCTTGAGGAAAGGAATATAGGCGATATTCGGTTGTTTTTCAGACCAAATGCCAAAAGACGATACAAGAATCAGAAATTTGGTTTTGGTGGGAAGAAGAAGGGCTCAAAGTGGAACACAAAGGAGAGTTTTAATGATGTATCCAGCTTCCGGTCAAAAGTGGCTCACAACAAAGGcccaggaaaagcaggaaaaggaggaaaaaaagccctcaatGTAAGTAAAATGTTGCATGCAAATGATCCTGGTTGGCTAGGAAGCCAGCCGTAGTCTGGGAGGGAGAGCCGAGTACATGATGGGTCCCTCCAGTATCTGGAAGTGAAAATGTCTGTCTTTGGGAGCTGAGCATAATTCAGCTGCAGACAGAGTTGAGGATGGTGGTTTGGTGTCTGAGCAGGGAAATGAGTGGGGGAGTTAGCAAGTACTGTTTGTTGCTACCTGTGTCCCAAAACCTCCTTCTCCAGAGGTACTGACAGATATCCTCTCCTTGGTATTTTCCCCAAGCTATAGAGCTAGAACAAAGATTGAGGACGTGAAAATAAAGATCTGAATCTGTCCTTTTTTTGCAGAAGAGACCTGGAAAGAAAGCAAGGCAGAAAATGAAGAGCCGAGCACGCTAAGAGGACTGTGCTTCCCAGTGGGGTTCCTATGTTTCTGTGTGTTGCAAGATATGTTTCTGCTGTCATCAAGCAGCTAACCGTGGAGCAAGCTGGATGCTTCCAAGTGGCAAGAAAAGAAGTCAGTGGAAACTAGTGCCTTATCACTAATTTCTTCTTATTGTCTGTTTTGTTGAAGGATTGTTTTCTACTTAAACTTTTGGTGTGTGAACACATTAAATAGTTTGCACAGAACTGTATCTAACTCACGTTTAATTGTGTTACGAATGGTGGCTGAAGCCTGCCCTTTGTTGCCTTCATTCTCACAGCTTTTTCCACAGCTACTGTTGACATGTACTTGGTAAACTTGAGTTCTGGGTCATGTTGTCGATGTCAGAATAAGAAGTCTGAAGCCTGTCAAGATGTTAAAGTGTTCTTTAGACTATTCATGTAGACGGGTGGTTTGGAAACAGGAGAGGGACAAATGCAGCAATCTTATAAATAGGTTTATTTCTGTAACTATTGTCAAGCTGCAAATCTGGACAGACTGAGGgtctctcttcccttttctcactATCTTCTCTTGCCAGAAATCTACCAGACTCGCCTAATAACAAGCAGAGCCTAACATACTAGATGTCATTAACTGCTTCTATCTAAGTTGTGTGGCTTTACCACTCTACTACTGTAGGTTCTCAGACTGCTCCTCCCTGTGCCCCATGGCAGCCATTTATTTAGTGATCTCAGTTCTCCGGCGTGGGAAGTAGAGTCTGCAATCAGTACGGTCCACGTGaacctgggaaagaaaaatgattaATAGTCATGTGCTTTTACTAGAATTAGTAGTCGTCCCCCCCGAGAAGAGTGATGCACAGTGTTCTTGCTGCTGAGAAATGTCCAAGTGACAAACGAGTAGGGTACCACTTATTTGAGAATATACTGTTCACCATTTCATTATGGTAGAACctggtgaaaaaagaaaacttaatgtATGAAACAGCATCATGAGTCCTGACTCTATAAATTTAACTCACTTCCCTGCATGCAAATTTAGTCGCCTCTTTCCTGCCACCTAATCCTACCACCAGTATCTAACAGCGTAAAGCCCTGCTGGGATGTCTGTTGCTAGCCTTGTTATGAGTAACTAGATCACCTGAAGTGTAATATGAAAAGTTGCAGAAGActatcttattttcttatttatcttAGTTTTCTTTGTAACACGTCAAAATTAGTTAGGCCCTCATTTGCCTTTCTCGAAACACTAATCTACAAAGTCAGTCATCGTCACAGCTATTTGTTTGTCAGATATGATTGATGTCTCAGCTTGTTAAtaagatttcttttcctcctgtttattcACACTTCCCCATATGAATCCTCACTGAT is a window encoding:
- the EBNA1BP2 gene encoding putative rRNA-processing protein EBP2, which gives rise to MARRGSLSDSDSDSDSEDSSLSDSELQEAFSRGALKPGLNVVLEERPKRRNDADGLKQCLSEFKQQLAWVERLDVTSGQVVDPVSQSASDKDAVDPENDFQREMSFYRQAQAAVLEALPRLRKLQVPTRRPDDYFAEMAKSDQQMQKIRQKLKSKQEAMERSEKAKQLRAMRKYGKKVQTEILQRRQKEKKNMLNAVKKYQKGLSDKLDFLDEEQTSSQGNKKGSANQRIKKGPNAKRRYKNQKFGFGGKKKGSKWNTKESFNDVSSFRSKVAHNKGPGKAGKGGKKALNKRPGKKARQKMKSRAR